TGAAGACATGATGTTTAAATAGTCAAGGAAAATATACAGTTTCTGGTTGCTCAGTAGTCCCATAGGATATTCACTCAATGTGGCAGCAAGGATGGAATGCAGATCAGAAGGTTGCAGTTCAGAATCCAACTCCTCAAGAAATGCAAGTTGCAATTCATCCTCAATAATACCCATTTCTAATTCCAACAATTGCCTTTTTTGATTGTAGTGTAGCTCTGACAGCCAGAAATGTGCAAAATGTACAAAGTTATCTCCAGTGCAACACCAGACACCCAAGTCACTAATGGAACTATATGCTTTCTCCAGCCATTCTGTCACAGAAGTACTATCAAAGTGGTTAAAAACCTTATCAAGTCGTCCTCTCTCAGCTGAAAAGAGCAGATGAGATGAATCCTTTGACGAGACAGCTGCACTTAAATTTAACCTTGTTGGTTCACTCAAATGAGGAGGCATTTTCTTGCCAATATGAGGCAAAGGTACAGCCTTAAATAAAGAGCAATTCCTGATCTTAAGAGAAAAGAATTCTTTTTGTAAGCTACTATTAACATCAATGTGAGAATTATTCAACAAGGAACACACGTCTGGAAGGTGAAGGATCTCATTTTGGCTATTTGGGCCACTTTCACATAAATGTTCATGGTTTAagtcttcttcctcctccataTTCACATGGGAGACAATCATAGCTCTTCTGTCCTTCAGACTTTGCATTTGGTTAAACAGCAATACAGAATATTAGTAACCCTAGCTGCAACACAGACAATAAGCACAGCAAGTCACAAGTCAATGGATCTCAATATgaacctgaaagaaaaaaaatgaatacagGAAATTAACTCATGGTCAGTCTCCATCTTCAGTTGCTTCTCTTAAAGTAAAATATACACCTTTTCATCATGTCCAAACTACATATCAGTATTACCAGGTATTATTTAGGGATCTCCATAtcatgaaggaaaaaaagaatagcTCAATAGCAGAACGTAGTGGAGGACCCTAAAAGGGGGACCTCATTACAAACTATACTATCTCTTTTCCTTGAATATGTTCAAGCAGATTTATCATATACAGCTGAAAGTGGATATTAATACTATAAAAGGTTATTTCTATACACAAAATTTAAGATAATGGCCTCTAATAGCAAGTGTCCCTCTACCCTGTTGCACATTTAATGCTGGTTTCTCCTCTTTTGCAGTTTAAATTCAATGAGTTAGAGCTTACCTTTGTTGGGTAGTGGAAAGCATCACAGGTGACTCAGCGAATGACAAATCTGAAAACTTATTGCATAACAATACTCTCTACTTTAACCAATAAGATTTCAGTATGTAAGTGATCAGAGGCTTAACATCAGAGATCAGTTTTAAATGTCTCTCttcctttaatttttaaacatgGACATTAAAGTCAGTCAGAGGCAAAGTCTCAACTACTATGTCCATCAAAGCTGTTTTAATAATGTTTCATTTTCACCAAGACATGTTTGTGTGTGCTACCTTCTGTGCTTGCTAACTTTGTATCAAGGCACTCAATGGAAAAACTGGGCAACCATAAGCCCACAGCAGTGGGTTAATTGTGTGGAGAATGTTCACATAGATTGGCACAGACAGCACATGGAACAACATACACAGCGCAGAGGAAAGACCACCAGGCAAACTGATTGCACAAGCATGTTTAGGGGTTACAATGTATATTGCAACAAACCAGGATGCTGATCCTATTACAAGATCTGCCAACACAGGCAGTAGACAAGGATGAAATAGCTGCCATTGTTACTAACTGAATACTGTGTGTGAAGCTAAACATGGCTTATATCCAGACACGTCACTAACTATTTACAAATTTTAAGAGTTGTAGCACAGAAAGACAGGTGTAAGAAGAGAAAATCTCCATATCCAATGCGTCAATCCTCTGGTCCATTTGGTCTCCCTATCAGTTTATCATTCTATTTGCTAGATTTAGAAGTTTCATCCTTTACGGGCCTCAAGTGGTCATAACATCTGTCCTCTAACATACCACAACCAAGCCTTCAGAgaccttcatagaatatcagggttggaagggacctcaggaggtcatctagtccaaccccctgctcaaggcaggaacaatccccaatttttgccccagatccctaaatggccccctcaaggattgacctcACAAGCGTGTGTTtaccaggccaatgctcaaaccactgagctatccctccccactttTCTATAGTCACTCCCACTCCCCCTTCTTCCTTCCCACTGAGTAGCTGCTTGATCT
The Lepidochelys kempii isolate rLepKem1 chromosome 10, rLepKem1.hap2, whole genome shotgun sequence DNA segment above includes these coding regions:
- the FAM220A gene encoding protein FAM220A isoform X2; translated protein: MQSLKDRRAMIVSHVNMEEEEDLNHEHLCESGPNSQNEILHLPDVCSLLNNSHIDVNSSLQKEFFSLKIRNCSLFKAVPLPHIGKKMPPHLSEPTRLNLSAAVSSKDSSHLLFSAERGRLDKVFNHFDSTSVTEWLEKAYSSISDLGVWCCTGDNFVHFAHFWLSELHYNQKRQLLELEMGIIEDELQLAFLEELDSELQPSDLHSILAATLSEYPMGLLSNQKLYIFLDYLNIMSSEQTTGYKKMLSSVKYTTNNPQVTQWLLAVRAFVLANLWHAVVKGLPIPDVNQAAENGNTPLHAAVSTGKMHLVSLLLHYPGINVNFPNSQCDGATALHLAIVYGHLGICYLLLNAEADVKSLLGDLTPVQLAENFAGRRPPVGGLFSPFPHQSLSKGAMFD
- the FAM220A gene encoding protein FAM220A isoform X3; protein product: MQSLKDRRAMIVSHVNMEEEEDLNHEHLCESGPNSQNEILHLPDVCSLLNNSHIDVNSSLQKEFFSLKIRNCSLFKAVPLPHIGKKMPPHLSEPTRLNLSAAVSSKDSSHLLFSAERGRLDKVFNHFDSTSVTEWLEKAYSSISDLGVWCCTGDNFVHFAHFWLSELHYNQKRQLLELEMGIIEDELQLAFLEELDSELQPSDLHSILAATLSEYPMGLLSNQKLYIFLDYLNIMSSEQTTGYKKMLSSVKYTTNNPQVTQWLLAVRAFVLANLWHAVVKFYKALVSTKLLPELHIKSSVSATTKQTNEVVTERALQSVQLGYADVLHYLLINQQLDLDAVDEKNRNLIFLATIYDQPKILDYFLDMGLPIPDVNQAAENGNTPLHAAGTWEFAIYC